One Misgurnus anguillicaudatus chromosome 22, ASM2758022v2, whole genome shotgun sequence DNA segment encodes these proteins:
- the LOC141358855 gene encoding uncharacterized protein isoform X1, with translation MEIKVCELALFPHLVNISAQLHKIHALKDHLKEGADIFSADGTLVLSLPSLETPNIWTRGRRLESILMFLTLKAELPYNMWQCAPIRWKWLLCIRNGSDAENFVDPPKPSSMKLISCGGGVSARPPHAAVSFPSPLEITQVCTHTRTHTLHCLFTQQTFFLFISLWSQA, from the exons ATG GAGATAAAAGTTTGTGAGCTTGCTCTGTTCCCTCATTTGGTGAACATCTCAGCTCAGCTGCACAAGATTCATGCTCTGAAGGATCATCTAAAAGAG GGTGCTGATATTTTTAGTGCAGATGGGACATTAGTGCTTAGTTTGCCTTCCTTGGAGACACCGAACATATGGACACGTGGAAGAAGACTGGAGTCGATTTTAATGTTTCTGACCCTAAAGGCCGAACTCCCTTACAACATGTG GCAGTGTGCTCCAATCAGATGGAAATGGTTGTTATGTATTCGTAATGGCTCAGACGCTGAG aacTTTGTGGACCCACCAAAGCCGTCAAGCATGAAGTTAATTAGCTGTGGAGGAGGCGTCTCTGCTCGTCCTCCACATGCCGCTGTCTCATTTCCGTCCCCACTGGAGATCACGCAAGTgtgcacacacacgcgcacacacacgttACACTGTCTCTTCACACAACAAACATTTTTCCTGTTTATCAGCTTGTGGAGTCAGGCCTAA
- the LOC141358855 gene encoding uncharacterized protein isoform X2: protein MEIKVCELALFPHLVNISAQLHKIHALKDHLKEGADIFSADGTLVLSLPSLETPNIWTRGRRLESILMFLTLKAELPYNMWQCAPIRWKWLLCIRNGSDAEVWG from the exons ATG GAGATAAAAGTTTGTGAGCTTGCTCTGTTCCCTCATTTGGTGAACATCTCAGCTCAGCTGCACAAGATTCATGCTCTGAAGGATCATCTAAAAGAG GGTGCTGATATTTTTAGTGCAGATGGGACATTAGTGCTTAGTTTGCCTTCCTTGGAGACACCGAACATATGGACACGTGGAAGAAGACTGGAGTCGATTTTAATGTTTCTGACCCTAAAGGCCGAACTCCCTTACAACATGTG GCAGTGTGCTCCAATCAGATGGAAATGGTTGTTATGTATTCGTAATGGCTCAGACGCTGAGGTATGGGGATAA